In Actinomycetes bacterium, one DNA window encodes the following:
- the glpX gene encoding class II fructose-bisphosphatase, whose amino-acid sequence MKSESPDRNLALELVRVTEAAAMAAGRWVGRGDKNGADGAAVKAMRQLISSVSMNGVVVIGEGEKDDAPMLFNGERVGTGEGPEADVAVDPIDGTTLTAKGMANAIAVMAVAERGSMYDPSAVFYMEKLATGPEAADYVDITAPAAVNINRVAKAKGGTPEDVTVVILDRPRHEELAKEIRSTGARIKFISDGDVAGAIMAAREGTGVDLLLGIGGTPEGIIAACAIKCLGGTLQTRLWPKDDAERRRALDAGHDLDRVLTTNDLVSSDNVFFVATGITDGELVGGVRYKAGGATTHSLVMRSKSGTIRSIRSEHRLSKLREYSSVDFEHAT is encoded by the coding sequence ATGAAAAGCGAGTCCCCCGACCGCAACCTCGCCCTCGAGCTGGTCCGGGTCACCGAGGCCGCCGCGATGGCCGCGGGGCGCTGGGTCGGACGCGGCGACAAGAACGGCGCCGACGGCGCTGCGGTCAAGGCCATGCGCCAGCTGATCTCCTCGGTGTCCATGAACGGCGTCGTGGTGATCGGCGAGGGCGAGAAGGACGACGCCCCGATGCTGTTCAACGGCGAGCGCGTCGGCACCGGTGAGGGCCCCGAGGCCGATGTCGCGGTGGACCCGATCGACGGCACCACCCTCACCGCCAAAGGCATGGCCAACGCGATCGCCGTGATGGCCGTCGCCGAGCGCGGCTCGATGTACGACCCGTCCGCGGTGTTCTACATGGAGAAGCTGGCCACCGGGCCCGAGGCCGCCGACTACGTCGACATCACCGCGCCGGCCGCCGTCAACATCAACCGGGTGGCCAAGGCCAAGGGCGGCACCCCCGAGGACGTCACCGTCGTCATCCTTGACCGGCCCCGCCACGAGGAGCTGGCCAAGGAGATCCGCAGCACCGGCGCCCGGATCAAGTTCATCAGCGACGGCGACGTCGCCGGCGCGATCATGGCCGCGCGGGAGGGCACCGGCGTCGACCTGCTGCTCGGCATCGGCGGGACGCCCGAGGGCATCATCGCGGCCTGCGCCATCAAGTGCCTCGGCGGCACGCTGCAGACCCGGCTGTGGCCCAAGGACGACGCCGAGCGGCGCAGAGCGCTGGACGCCGGGCACGACCTGGACCGGGTGCTCACCACGAACGACCTGGTCTCCAGCGACAACGTGTTCTTCGTGGCCACCGGCATCACCGACGGCGAGCTGGTCGGCGGGGTCCGGTACAAAGCCGGCGGGGCGACCACGCACTCGCTGGTCATGCGCTCCAAGAGCGGCACCATCCGCTCGATCCGCAGTGAGCACCGGCTGAGCAAGCTGCGCGAGTACTCCAGCGTCGACTTCGAGCACGCCACCTGA
- a CDS encoding DUF4245 domain-containing protein, which translates to MAGQRRGFETTADMVRSLGVVLAVVAVTVLITLRTPGQAVRPIDYSGTLAQVRGAAPYAALAPQGLPAQWRPTSVSYDPPQTTGLAGVAHWHLGFISPSNQYVGLEEWNGDLRALLVDQLYGPQQAGTSVVDGATWTRWTSVDGARRALTRQQDGAAVIVHGTAGWTELEEFAAALTAR; encoded by the coding sequence GTGGCAGGCCAGCGGCGCGGGTTCGAGACGACGGCGGACATGGTCCGTTCGCTCGGCGTCGTGCTCGCCGTCGTGGCGGTCACCGTGCTGATCACGCTGCGCACGCCGGGGCAGGCGGTGCGCCCGATCGACTACAGCGGCACCCTGGCGCAGGTCCGGGGCGCGGCGCCCTACGCGGCGCTGGCGCCGCAGGGGCTCCCGGCCCAGTGGCGCCCCACGAGCGTCAGCTACGACCCGCCGCAGACCACCGGCCTGGCCGGCGTCGCCCACTGGCACCTGGGGTTCATCTCACCGAGCAACCAATACGTCGGACTGGAGGAGTGGAACGGCGACCTCCGGGCGCTGCTCGTCGACCAGCTCTACGGTCCGCAGCAGGCAGGGACGTCGGTCGTGGACGGCGCCACCTGGACCCGCTGGACCTCGGTGGACGGCGCCCGCCGCGCGCTCACCCGGCAGCAGGACGGCGCCGCCGTGATCGTCCACGGCACCGCCGGCTGGACCGAGCTGGAGGAGTTCGCCGCAGCCCTCACGGCGCGCTGA
- a CDS encoding exodeoxyribonuclease VII small subunit — protein sequence MTAVSDDALGYEQARDELVEVVRRLEAGGATLEESLALWERGEQLAAICQQWLDGARARLAAAAGGAGTESASAG from the coding sequence CTGACCGCCGTGAGCGACGACGCGCTGGGGTACGAGCAGGCCCGCGACGAGCTGGTCGAGGTGGTCCGGCGGCTCGAGGCCGGGGGCGCGACGCTCGAGGAGTCGCTGGCCCTGTGGGAGCGCGGCGAGCAGCTCGCCGCGATCTGCCAGCAGTGGCTGGACGGGGCCCGCGCCCGGCTGGCCGCCGCCGCAGGGGGCGCAGGGACCGAGTCGGCCAGCGCCGGCTGA
- the xseA gene encoding exodeoxyribonuclease VII large subunit: MPVETSAEQPVPVRTAARLIGEWVARLGRVWVEGQVAQLSRRPGSGTAFLTLRDPVADVSLSVVCPRAVLDACVPPLVEGARVVVHGKPDFYLARGTLSLSALEIRPVGLGELLARLERLKAMLAAEGLFETSRKRPLPFLPRVVGLVCGRGSAAEHDVLENARLRWPAVQFRVENVAVQGVYAVTEVADALARLDKDPDVDVIVVTRGGGSVEDLLPFSDEALVRAVAGCRTPVVSAIGHEQDAPLLDLVADVRASTPTDAARRVVPDVREETARLSQARERLHRAVGSLVGHEQQRLDFLRSRPVLADPAAGIVAPRETEVRALVERSRRSLQHRLDRAADELVHTTARVRALSPAATLERGYAVVQRADGAVVRSPTEVAAGESLRVRLAEGELAATVD; this comes from the coding sequence ATGCCTGTCGAGACGTCCGCCGAGCAGCCGGTGCCGGTGCGCACCGCCGCCCGGCTGATCGGTGAGTGGGTGGCGCGGCTGGGCCGGGTCTGGGTGGAGGGGCAGGTGGCCCAGCTGAGCCGGCGCCCGGGCTCGGGGACCGCCTTCCTGACCCTGCGCGACCCGGTCGCCGACGTGTCGCTGTCCGTCGTGTGCCCCCGTGCCGTGCTCGACGCCTGCGTCCCACCCCTCGTGGAGGGCGCCCGGGTGGTGGTGCACGGCAAGCCGGACTTCTACCTGGCCCGCGGCACCTTGTCGTTGTCCGCGCTGGAGATCCGACCCGTGGGGCTGGGCGAGCTGCTCGCCCGGCTGGAGCGACTGAAGGCCATGCTCGCTGCCGAGGGCCTGTTCGAGACCAGCCGCAAGCGTCCACTGCCGTTCCTCCCCCGCGTCGTCGGCCTGGTCTGCGGCCGCGGCTCGGCGGCCGAGCACGACGTGCTCGAGAACGCGCGGCTGCGCTGGCCAGCAGTGCAGTTCCGGGTCGAGAACGTCGCGGTCCAGGGGGTCTACGCCGTCACCGAGGTGGCCGACGCGCTGGCCCGACTGGACAAGGACCCCGACGTCGACGTCATCGTCGTCACCCGGGGCGGCGGCTCGGTCGAGGACCTGCTGCCGTTCTCGGACGAGGCGCTGGTGCGGGCCGTGGCCGGCTGCCGCACGCCGGTGGTCAGCGCGATCGGACACGAGCAGGACGCGCCACTGCTGGACCTGGTCGCCGACGTGCGAGCCTCGACCCCCACCGACGCCGCCCGTCGGGTGGTGCCCGATGTCCGCGAGGAAACCGCCCGGCTGAGCCAGGCTCGCGAGCGGCTGCACCGGGCGGTCGGGTCCCTGGTCGGCCACGAGCAGCAGCGGCTGGACTTCCTACGCAGCCGGCCGGTGCTGGCCGACCCCGCCGCGGGGATCGTGGCACCGCGCGAGACCGAGGTCCGAGCCCTGGTCGAGCGGTCGCGGCGCAGCCTGCAGCACCGCCTCGACCGAGCCGCCGACGAGCTGGTCCACACGACCGCCCGGGTGCGCGCGCTGTCCCCGGCGGCCACCCTGGAACGCGGGTACGCCGTCGTCCAGCGGGCGGACGGCGCGGTGGTGCGGTCGCCGACCGAGGTGGCTGCGGGTGAATCGCTGCGGGTGCGGCTGGCCGAGGGCGAGCTCGCCGCGACGGTCGACTGA
- a CDS encoding 4-hydroxy-3-methylbut-2-enyl diphosphate reductase, producing MPEASRKVLLAAPRGYCAGVDRAVVTVEKALELYGAPVYVRKQIVHNRHVVHTLEAKGAVFVEETDEVPEGATVIFSAHGVAPSVHEQAAGRGLTTIDATCPLVTKVHHEARRFAAEGYQILLIGHEGHEEVEGTAGEAPGHIVTVDGPSRADQVDVPDPSKVAWLSQTTLSVDETMQTVDRLRERFPELVDPPSDDICYATQNRQEAVKLIATDADLVLVVGSRNSSNSVRLVEVALAAGATTAHLVDHAEEIDPAWLDGVQTVGLTSGASVPEILVRGVLAWLAARGFDDVEAVTATEESLLFALPPELRRDLKTARA from the coding sequence ATGCCGGAGGCCAGCCGCAAGGTCCTGCTCGCCGCCCCCCGTGGGTACTGCGCGGGGGTCGACCGCGCGGTGGTGACGGTGGAGAAGGCGCTCGAGCTGTACGGGGCGCCGGTCTACGTGCGCAAGCAGATCGTGCACAACCGGCACGTAGTCCACACCCTGGAGGCCAAGGGCGCGGTCTTCGTCGAGGAGACCGACGAGGTGCCCGAGGGCGCGACCGTGATCTTCTCGGCGCACGGGGTGGCGCCGTCGGTGCACGAGCAGGCGGCCGGTCGGGGGCTGACGACGATCGACGCGACCTGCCCGCTGGTGACCAAGGTCCATCACGAGGCCCGCCGGTTCGCGGCCGAGGGCTACCAGATCCTGCTGATCGGGCACGAGGGCCACGAGGAGGTCGAGGGGACCGCCGGCGAGGCGCCCGGGCACATCGTGACGGTCGACGGCCCGAGCCGGGCCGACCAGGTCGACGTGCCCGACCCGTCGAAGGTGGCCTGGCTGTCGCAGACCACGCTGTCGGTGGACGAGACGATGCAGACCGTGGACCGGCTCCGGGAGCGCTTCCCCGAGCTCGTCGACCCGCCGAGTGACGACATCTGCTACGCCACCCAGAACCGGCAGGAGGCGGTCAAGCTGATCGCCACGGACGCCGACCTGGTGCTCGTCGTGGGTTCGCGGAACTCGTCCAACTCGGTGCGGCTCGTCGAGGTGGCCCTGGCCGCGGGCGCCACCACGGCCCACCTCGTGGACCACGCCGAGGAGATCGACCCGGCCTGGCTGGACGGCGTGCAGACCGTCGGGCTGACCAGTGGCGCCTCGGTGCCGGAGATCCTGGTGCGCGGCGTCCTGGCCTGGCTGGCCGCGCGCGGCTTCGACGACGTCGAAGCGGTCACGGCCACCGAGGAGAGCCTGCTGTTCGCGCTGCCCCCCGAGCTGCGCCGCGACCTCAAGACCGCGCGGGCCTGA
- a CDS encoding DUF6542 domain-containing protein, whose product MTTPSDRPAPSSGPPSTPASTSPSSRGPRKVGSPGLTVAGVVLVVLVGSLVGLLVDAMTGTGLGWIFGLFFAAASAYGAARVRRSDLAAGVIVPPLVFAVLVGLYFLVTGSGGLKTQVLDGVVALIDQGPQLWLGTGLALVIVLVRWRAARVRPARS is encoded by the coding sequence GTGACCACACCGAGCGACCGCCCGGCGCCCTCGTCCGGGCCCCCGTCGACGCCCGCGTCGACATCACCGTCGAGCCGGGGCCCGCGCAAGGTCGGCAGCCCGGGCCTGACCGTGGCCGGCGTGGTCCTCGTGGTGCTGGTCGGCAGCCTGGTCGGGCTGCTCGTCGATGCGATGACCGGCACCGGGCTGGGCTGGATCTTCGGCCTGTTCTTCGCGGCGGCCAGCGCCTACGGCGCCGCGAGGGTCCGCCGGAGCGACCTGGCCGCCGGGGTGATCGTGCCACCGCTGGTGTTCGCCGTGCTGGTGGGCCTGTACTTCCTGGTCACCGGGTCCGGTGGCCTGAAGACCCAGGTGCTCGACGGCGTGGTGGCCCTGATCGACCAGGGCCCGCAGCTGTGGCTGGGCACCGGCCTGGCCCTGGTGATCGTGCTGGTTCGCTGGCGCGCGGCCCGGGTCAGGCCCGCGCGGTCTTGA
- the rmuC gene encoding DNA recombination protein RmuC, giving the protein MGTTGVLLLVAGVIVGVCAAVLMGRGRLATLTAERDAAAARAAGLAGERDVLAARVSAADVEVARLTTTLEHERQAGEQRLADLQRAQEELSQRFKVLTQEALDRTTVRLTALTEEKLRTAEKDTAAQLEQRKQAVENLVKPIEEHLKKVATQIDQSELRRTEAFTTLGEQLRTMGETGSLLRQETEQLKNALRRPEVRGAWGELQLKRVVELAGMLEHCDFVTQETVTGVDGPQRPDLVVRLAGKRNLVVDSKVSLGAYFEALNATDEQVRAERLAAHARHVRTHVDQLAAKAYWERLTPTPELVIAFIPGEAMLAQALETDTTLIEYASGKRVMLASPTTLILMLRTAAYAWTESQFADDARKVLDEGRELYRRLGTMGDHLDKLGRTLTGSVKAYNQAVGSLERTVLPSARRMADLKVSTEPLDAPGPVDEPVRPLSAPELVAAAEEGRPVRALVVGPVVGGESDEIEDDPRYGVLGAADDAEPARHRDAFGA; this is encoded by the coding sequence ATGGGAACCACCGGAGTGCTGCTGCTGGTCGCGGGTGTGATCGTCGGTGTCTGCGCCGCCGTGCTGATGGGGCGTGGCCGGCTCGCGACCCTCACGGCCGAGCGGGACGCCGCTGCCGCGCGGGCGGCCGGGCTGGCCGGCGAGCGGGACGTCCTGGCGGCCCGGGTGAGCGCAGCCGATGTCGAGGTCGCCCGACTCACGACCACGCTGGAGCACGAGCGGCAGGCCGGCGAGCAGCGGCTGGCCGACCTGCAGCGGGCCCAGGAGGAGCTGAGCCAGCGGTTCAAGGTGCTGACCCAGGAGGCCCTTGACCGCACCACCGTGCGGCTCACCGCGCTGACCGAGGAGAAGCTGCGAACGGCGGAGAAGGACACCGCCGCCCAGCTGGAGCAGCGCAAGCAGGCCGTCGAGAACCTGGTCAAGCCCATCGAGGAGCACCTGAAGAAGGTCGCGACCCAGATCGACCAGAGCGAGCTGCGCCGCACCGAGGCGTTCACCACGCTCGGCGAGCAGCTGCGTACGATGGGTGAGACCGGCTCGCTGCTGCGGCAGGAGACCGAGCAGCTGAAGAACGCGCTGCGGCGCCCGGAGGTGCGCGGCGCGTGGGGTGAGCTGCAGCTCAAGCGGGTCGTGGAGCTGGCCGGCATGCTCGAGCACTGCGACTTCGTCACCCAGGAAACCGTGACCGGGGTGGACGGCCCGCAGCGGCCGGACCTCGTGGTGCGGCTGGCCGGCAAGCGCAACCTGGTGGTCGACTCCAAGGTGTCACTGGGGGCCTACTTCGAGGCGCTCAACGCCACCGACGAGCAGGTCCGCGCCGAGCGGCTGGCCGCGCACGCCCGGCACGTGCGCACCCACGTCGACCAGCTGGCCGCCAAGGCCTACTGGGAGCGGCTGACCCCGACCCCCGAGTTGGTCATCGCGTTCATCCCAGGCGAGGCGATGCTGGCCCAGGCGCTCGAGACCGACACGACGCTGATCGAGTACGCCTCCGGGAAGCGGGTCATGCTGGCCAGCCCGACCACCTTGATCCTTATGCTGCGCACGGCGGCCTACGCGTGGACCGAGTCCCAGTTCGCCGACGACGCCCGCAAGGTGCTCGACGAAGGCCGCGAGCTGTACCGGCGGCTGGGCACCATGGGCGACCACCTGGACAAGCTCGGGCGCACGCTGACCGGCTCGGTCAAGGCCTACAACCAGGCGGTCGGCTCGCTGGAGCGCACGGTGCTGCCTAGCGCCCGGCGGATGGCCGACCTGAAGGTCTCCACCGAGCCGCTGGACGCGCCCGGGCCCGTCGACGAGCCGGTCCGGCCGCTGTCCGCCCCCGAGCTGGTCGCCGCGGCCGAGGAGGGCCGCCCGGTGCGCGCTCTCGTCGTCGGACCGGTCGTGGGAGGGGAGTCGGACGAGATCGAGGACGACCCGCGCTACGGGGTGCTGGGTGCGGCGGACGACGCGGAGCCGGCACGGCACCGCGATGCGTTCGGCGCCTGA